A genomic window from Acinetobacter chinensis includes:
- a CDS encoding AAA family ATPase, whose product MTEKLYYWAENLNGYSSDNKQEYDQIIEIKRLNFFIGKNNAGKSRFLRELFLSKYRIHDYNNLDVKQFYTKIYPIVNSINPTSIGKKSTFGGTYKSDLLIKLDQLNNLPTKCSVEKRYTLKDEISHYTVGNNADGAQFSGVKDKYLQSYTKLYVPILRGMRPVTEDQNKQPYIERAQKDYFYDKEKYNSTNIITGECLYHELKIHLLGEPEQREIIKQYEEKLSQFFFDNEKITLIPKHNQDVVNIKIGNDKQFPISELGDGLQQVIILTYEAFIRNDATHAFFIEEPELHMHAGMVRQLMNFYLNETNHYYFFTTHSNHLLDMADESDQVIIQKFVKDPNKEDSNKFDFKIYRCDRDRDQLASLGVKPSSVYLANCTIWVEGITDRLYITKYMEKYLAGLKNSDERLYKKYRRFMPNYHYTFVEYAGSNLVHWEFSDEFTDHLNDQGMNALLTTSSVLLIADGDIQGKGNRVEQLTESLGDQFHLLTCKETENTLPSNIIHYACNIKYSGLESALSHEIELRNTLTNYLSVGGMQSDTKDGFDITQLLNDQNYFHTKDGIGKIIDAKIKVGTPRTAENKPKKCFADSSGTIKDKLKFCRLILTLMDHIEWELTDSAKDLCETIFKHINTANSK is encoded by the coding sequence ATGACTGAAAAATTATACTATTGGGCTGAAAATTTAAATGGTTATAGTTCTGACAATAAACAGGAGTATGACCAAATTATAGAAATAAAAAGGCTAAACTTTTTTATCGGTAAAAATAATGCAGGGAAAAGTAGATTCCTGAGAGAGCTTTTTTTATCAAAATATCGCATCCATGATTATAATAATTTAGATGTTAAACAATTTTACACTAAAATATATCCTATTGTTAACTCTATTAATCCTACCTCAATAGGTAAAAAAAGTACATTCGGAGGAACTTACAAATCTGATTTACTGATAAAACTTGACCAACTAAATAATCTACCAACGAAATGTAGTGTTGAAAAAAGATATACTTTAAAAGACGAAATTTCTCATTATACGGTTGGCAATAATGCTGATGGTGCTCAATTCTCAGGTGTTAAAGATAAATATTTACAATCATACACAAAATTATATGTCCCTATTCTTCGTGGAATGCGCCCTGTCACAGAAGATCAAAATAAACAACCGTATATTGAGCGCGCTCAAAAAGATTATTTCTATGACAAAGAAAAATATAACTCAACAAATATTATTACAGGTGAATGCTTATATCATGAACTGAAAATTCATTTATTAGGAGAACCTGAACAGCGTGAAATTATCAAACAATATGAAGAAAAATTAAGTCAATTTTTTTTCGATAATGAAAAAATTACACTTATTCCAAAACATAACCAAGATGTAGTCAATATTAAAATTGGAAATGATAAACAATTTCCAATTTCAGAACTGGGTGATGGTTTACAACAAGTCATTATTCTGACCTATGAAGCTTTTATCAGAAATGATGCAACTCATGCCTTTTTTATCGAAGAGCCTGAACTTCATATGCATGCAGGTATGGTTCGCCAACTTATGAACTTTTATCTGAATGAAACCAATCATTATTATTTCTTTACTACACATTCCAACCATCTTTTAGATATGGCAGATGAATCTGATCAAGTCATTATTCAAAAATTTGTCAAAGATCCTAATAAAGAAGATTCGAATAAGTTTGATTTTAAGATTTATCGTTGTGACCGAGATCGTGACCAACTCGCTTCATTAGGTGTAAAACCATCTTCTGTTTATTTAGCCAATTGCACCATTTGGGTCGAAGGTATTACAGACCGCTTATATATCACTAAATATATGGAAAAATATTTAGCTGGATTAAAAAATTCTGATGAAAGACTTTATAAAAAATATCGTCGTTTTATGCCGAATTATCACTACACATTTGTTGAATATGCCGGAAGTAATTTAGTTCATTGGGAATTCAGTGATGAATTTACTGATCACTTAAATGATCAAGGTATGAATGCTTTACTTACAACAAGCAGTGTTCTTCTTATTGCTGATGGTGATATTCAAGGGAAAGGCAATCGTGTCGAACAATTGACGGAATCATTAGGCGATCAATTTCACCTTCTAACATGTAAAGAAACAGAAAATACTCTACCCTCCAATATTATTCATTATGCCTGTAATATTAAATATTCAGGTTTGGAATCTGCTTTAAGTCATGAGATTGAATTACGGAATACTTTGACAAACTATTTATCAGTTGGAGGAATGCAATCTGATACAAAAGATGGCTTTGACATAACACAACTATTAAATGATCAAAACTATTTTCACACAAAAGATGGTATCGGAAAAATCATCGACGCTAAAATTAAAGTTGGAACTCCCAGAACAGCTGAGAATAAACCTAAAAAGTGCTTTGCCGATTCATCAGGAACAATTAAAGATAAATTAAAATTTTGTCGTCTAATATTAACTCTGATGGATCATATCGAATGGGAGCTTACCGATTCAGCTAAGGATCTTTGCGAAACAATTTTTAAACATATTAATACAGCCAATTCAAAATAA
- a CDS encoding NADH:flavin oxidoreductase/NADH oxidase: MARLFQPLQLGTLKLSNRIIIAPMCQYSATEQGQISYWHEQQWGTYALSGAGLCIVEATAVQPEGRISYADLGLWNDEQGERIAVLLKKIKTVSPVPFAIQLAHAGRKASTEKPWNVSHGKAQISSADEHGWQTVAPTELAFQESDEKPHALTVAELKTIQQDFAQAAKRAVEAGFDLIELHAAHGYLMHQFMSPLANTRTDGYGGSFENRIRMVMETFESIKKAVPDNFPVGIRLSAQDWVEGGWTLEETVALSKQLEQAGAVYIHVSSGGLHPQQKIDVHASYQVPFAAQVKENVSIPVIAVGLVTESMQAEGILEYEQADAVGLARAMLYDPRWPWHAAAELGETIQIAPQYLRCQPHGFRDLFHPFE; the protein is encoded by the coding sequence ATGGCACGACTATTTCAACCTTTGCAGCTGGGAACGCTGAAACTGAGTAACAGAATTATCATTGCCCCGATGTGTCAGTATTCTGCAACAGAGCAGGGGCAGATCAGTTACTGGCATGAGCAGCAATGGGGAACCTATGCGCTGTCAGGCGCAGGCTTATGTATCGTGGAGGCGACCGCTGTTCAGCCTGAAGGTCGGATCAGTTATGCAGATTTAGGGCTATGGAATGATGAGCAGGGAGAACGCATCGCGGTATTGCTGAAAAAAATAAAAACAGTATCACCAGTGCCTTTTGCCATTCAGCTTGCACATGCAGGTCGTAAAGCTTCAACAGAAAAGCCGTGGAATGTCAGTCATGGGAAAGCACAGATTTCTTCAGCAGATGAGCATGGCTGGCAGACAGTTGCGCCAACCGAACTTGCATTTCAGGAGTCCGATGAAAAACCGCATGCACTCACGGTTGCAGAGCTGAAAACCATCCAGCAGGACTTTGCTCAGGCAGCTAAGCGGGCAGTTGAAGCGGGATTTGATCTGATTGAATTGCATGCTGCACATGGTTATCTGATGCATCAGTTTATGTCACCGCTCGCAAATACCCGTACAGATGGATACGGTGGAAGTTTTGAAAACCGTATCCGCATGGTTATGGAAACATTTGAGTCCATCAAAAAAGCTGTGCCTGATAATTTCCCTGTCGGGATCAGACTTTCAGCACAGGACTGGGTTGAAGGTGGATGGACACTGGAAGAAACCGTGGCATTATCGAAACAGCTGGAACAGGCAGGAGCGGTGTATATTCATGTTTCCAGTGGAGGTTTACATCCTCAGCAGAAAATTGATGTACATGCCAGTTATCAGGTTCCATTTGCGGCTCAGGTTAAAGAAAATGTCAGTATCCCTGTGATTGCAGTGGGTCTGGTGACAGAGTCCATGCAGGCAGAAGGAATTCTGGAATATGAACAGGCAGATGCCGTTGGACTGGCACGTGCCATGCTGTATGACCCTCGCTGGCCGTGGCATGCAGCAGCGGAACTGGGTGAAACGATTCAGATTGCGCCACAGTATCTGCGCTGTCAGCCACATGGTTTCAGAGATCTGTTTCATCCGTTTGAATGA
- the typA gene encoding translational GTPase TypA — protein MSDIKTLRNIAIIAHVDHGKTTLVDKLLQQSGALGDRAGEIERVMDSGAIESERGITILAKNTAIKWLDKRTDTEYRINIVDTPGHADFGGEVERVMSMVDCVLLLVDSQEGPMPQTRFVTQKAFARGLKPIVIINKVDKPSARPDWVIDQVFDLFDNLGGTDEQLDFPVVYASGLRGVAGPSPEELAEDMTPLFQTIVDIVEPPAVDVDGPFQMQVSSLDYNSFVGVIGVGRIQRGSVKLNTPVTVIDKDGKTRNGRILKIMGYHGLERIDVESAQAGDIVCVTGIDELHISDTICDQKNVEALPPLSVDEPTVSMTFQVNNSPFAGKEGKFVTSRNIRERLDRELIHNVALRVEDTDSPDRFKVSGRGELHLSVLIENMRREGFEMGVSRPQVILKEVDGEKQEPYENVTFDVEEQHQGSVMEQMGHRKGEMTNMEVDGKGRIRIEATVPSRGLIGFRSEFLTMTSGTGIMTSSFSHYGPMKQGTVAKRQNGVLISMVQGTCLGYALFTLQDRGRLFAKPQLEVYEGMIVGINSRSDDMTVNPTKAKQLTNVRASGTDDALTLVPAIEYTLEQALEFIEDDELVEVTPKSIRIRKRWLTENERKRNRNG, from the coding sequence ATGTCAGATATTAAAACACTCCGGAACATTGCCATCATTGCGCACGTCGATCATGGTAAAACGACTCTTGTCGACAAACTTTTACAACAATCAGGTGCATTAGGTGATCGCGCGGGTGAAATCGAGCGTGTCATGGATTCAGGCGCTATTGAAAGTGAACGTGGTATTACCATTCTTGCAAAAAACACTGCAATCAAATGGTTAGATAAACGTACTGATACTGAATACCGTATCAACATCGTGGATACCCCGGGACACGCCGACTTCGGTGGTGAAGTTGAACGTGTAATGTCGATGGTTGACTGCGTACTGCTTCTTGTGGATTCACAGGAAGGTCCAATGCCACAGACCCGTTTCGTAACGCAAAAAGCGTTCGCACGTGGTTTGAAACCAATCGTGATTATCAACAAAGTCGACAAGCCAAGTGCGCGTCCAGACTGGGTAATCGACCAGGTATTTGATCTGTTTGATAACCTTGGTGGTACTGATGAACAGCTGGACTTCCCGGTTGTATATGCTTCAGGTCTTCGTGGTGTGGCTGGTCCATCTCCAGAAGAACTTGCTGAAGACATGACTCCATTGTTCCAGACAATCGTTGACATCGTTGAACCACCAGCAGTTGATGTTGATGGTCCATTCCAGATGCAGGTATCTTCACTTGACTATAACAGCTTCGTAGGTGTTATCGGTGTTGGTCGTATTCAGCGTGGTTCAGTGAAACTGAACACACCTGTAACAGTGATCGACAAAGACGGTAAAACACGTAACGGTCGTATCTTAAAAATCATGGGTTACCACGGTTTAGAGCGTATCGACGTTGAATCTGCTCAAGCAGGCGATATCGTTTGTGTAACAGGTATTGATGAACTTCATATTTCTGACACCATCTGTGATCAGAAAAATGTTGAAGCTTTACCACCACTTTCTGTAGATGAACCTACAGTATCTATGACTTTCCAGGTAAACAACTCACCGTTTGCCGGCAAAGAAGGTAAATTCGTAACTTCACGTAATATCCGTGAACGTCTTGACCGCGAATTGATTCATAACGTAGCACTTCGTGTTGAAGATACTGATAGTCCAGACCGTTTCAAAGTTTCTGGTCGTGGTGAACTTCACCTTTCAGTTCTGATTGAAAACATGCGTCGTGAAGGCTTCGAGATGGGTGTTTCCCGTCCACAGGTAATCCTGAAAGAAGTTGATGGTGAAAAACAGGAACCTTACGAAAACGTAACATTTGACGTTGAAGAGCAGCACCAGGGTTCTGTAATGGAACAGATGGGTCACCGTAAAGGCGAAATGACCAATATGGAAGTTGACGGCAAAGGTCGTATCCGTATTGAAGCAACTGTTCCTTCACGTGGTCTGATTGGTTTCCGTTCTGAATTCCTGACTATGACTTCAGGTACTGGTATCATGACGTCAAGCTTCTCTCACTACGGTCCTATGAAACAGGGTACTGTTGCGAAGCGTCAGAATGGTGTACTGATTTCTATGGTTCAGGGTACTTGCCTGGGCTATGCACTGTTTACACTGCAGGATCGTGGTCGTCTGTTTGCTAAACCACAGCTGGAAGTTTATGAAGGTATGATCGTCGGTATTAACTCACGTTCAGACGACATGACTGTTAACCCAACTAAAGCGAAACAGTTAACAAACGTACGTGCTTCTGGTACTGATGATGCGTTGACTCTTGTTCCTGCAATTGAATACACGCTTGAACAAGCGCTTGAATTCATTGAAGATGATGAATTAGTTGAAGTAACACCTAAGTCAATCCGTATCCGTAAACGCTGGTTGACTGAAAACGAACGTAAACGTAACCGTAACGGCTAA
- the mutM gene encoding bifunctional DNA-formamidopyrimidine glycosylase/DNA-(apurinic or apyrimidinic site) lyase produces the protein MPELPEVETTKVSLLLLIDQKVISVQVHQSSLRWEIPADIQKLQGQKLLRLTRRSKYILAEFEQDTMLWHLGMSGSFRLCDTGTELRKHDHLIIQFEDTELRYHDPRRFGCILWLDEYSQTRLIDTLGPEPLSDAFHAEYLASKFKNKNVGTKVAIMDNHIVVGVGNIYATESLFNLGIHPAQPASSLSHDQIEKLVIEIKRILKQAIDLGGSTLRDYSNAMGENGYFQQTLLAYGRTGEMCVNCETTLENLKLGQRASVFCPQCQPLKKVKTAVKKVTKGSKA, from the coding sequence ATGCCTGAATTACCTGAAGTTGAAACCACCAAAGTCAGTCTTCTACTGTTGATTGATCAGAAAGTCATCTCTGTTCAGGTTCACCAGTCCAGTCTGCGCTGGGAAATTCCCGCTGACATTCAGAAACTTCAGGGACAGAAACTGCTAAGGCTGACACGGCGTTCCAAGTATATTCTTGCTGAATTTGAACAGGACACCATGCTCTGGCATCTGGGAATGTCAGGCAGTTTCAGGTTATGTGACACAGGGACAGAACTGCGTAAGCATGATCACCTGATCATTCAATTTGAAGATACTGAACTGCGCTACCATGACCCACGCCGTTTTGGCTGTATTTTATGGCTGGATGAATACAGCCAGACCAGACTGATTGATACCCTGGGACCAGAGCCACTCAGTGATGCATTCCATGCAGAATATTTAGCGTCTAAATTTAAAAATAAAAATGTCGGCACAAAAGTTGCCATTATGGACAATCATATTGTGGTAGGTGTCGGCAACATCTATGCGACTGAAAGCCTGTTTAACCTGGGAATCCATCCTGCGCAGCCTGCATCCAGTTTAAGCCATGATCAGATTGAAAAACTGGTGATCGAGATTAAACGTATTTTAAAACAGGCAATCGACTTGGGTGGTTCAACTTTAAGAGACTATAGTAATGCCATGGGTGAAAATGGTTATTTTCAGCAGACCCTGCTCGCTTACGGTCGCACAGGTGAAATGTGCGTGAACTGTGAAACCACTTTGGAAAATTTAAAACTTGGGCAAAGAGCCAGTGTGTTCTGCCCGCAATGTCAGCCACTGAAAAAAGTGAAAACTGCCGTCAAGAAAGTCACCAAAGGAAGCAAAGCATGA
- the mscL gene encoding large conductance mechanosensitive channel protein MscL, producing the protein MSILSEFREFAVKGNMMDMAIGVIIGGAFGKIIDSLVKDIIMPLITVITGGGVDFTQKFFVLGDNPDNLTSLDELTKAGVNVLTYGNFITIFLNFLILAWVVFLLVKFLNKIRKPVEEAAAATPEDIELLREIRDELKKRD; encoded by the coding sequence ATGAGTATTCTTTCAGAATTCAGAGAATTTGCTGTAAAAGGCAACATGATGGACATGGCAATCGGTGTGATCATCGGTGGTGCTTTTGGTAAAATTATTGATTCTTTAGTTAAAGATATCATTATGCCGTTAATTACGGTAATCACAGGCGGTGGCGTAGACTTTACGCAAAAGTTTTTCGTATTAGGTGATAATCCAGACAATCTGACCTCTTTGGATGAACTGACTAAAGCGGGTGTGAACGTATTGACCTATGGTAACTTTATTACCATTTTCCTTAACTTCCTGATCCTGGCATGGGTGGTTTTCCTGCTGGTTAAATTCTTAAATAAAATCCGTAAACCGGTTGAAGAAGCTGCAGCAGCTACTCCTGAAGATATCGAATTGTTACGTGAAATCCGTGATGAGCTGAAGAAACGTGATTAA
- a CDS encoding tetratricopeptide repeat protein: MKKIIFASLIALSSHMAFAAEAAPAAIDPAFAKIEEMVKAKNMTGAYQELDKLAKTGNAQAIYNLGYLTQTGQGTAKDEKKAVKLYEQAASKGYPVANYVLGKNYATGTLGLKTDITKAKQYLSKASAQGFDDATLDLAVLLFSENKPASDKEGLQKLEPLIKKGNYQAIHAKALYNISLGFKNKTEAPIKEGLQSIQELAQKGYIPALLAVGNMLTNGNIIPQNLPEAKKIFAALAKDNVPQAKESLAIVDKMIAEQAKAPAKTAKKS; encoded by the coding sequence ATGAAAAAAATTATCTTCGCAAGTCTGATCGCTCTTTCATCCCACATGGCTTTTGCAGCGGAGGCAGCACCGGCTGCTATCGACCCTGCTTTTGCAAAAATTGAAGAGATGGTCAAAGCTAAAAATATGACCGGTGCTTACCAGGAACTGGATAAGCTTGCAAAAACGGGCAATGCTCAGGCTATTTACAATCTGGGTTATCTGACTCAGACGGGTCAGGGGACTGCCAAAGATGAGAAAAAAGCAGTCAAACTGTATGAACAGGCTGCGAGCAAAGGCTATCCAGTTGCAAACTATGTGCTGGGTAAAAACTATGCCACAGGTACACTGGGCTTAAAAACAGACATTACAAAAGCGAAGCAGTACTTAAGTAAAGCATCTGCTCAGGGTTTTGATGATGCAACCCTGGACCTGGCAGTATTACTGTTTTCTGAAAACAAGCCTGCTTCCGATAAGGAAGGCTTACAGAAACTGGAACCTTTAATTAAAAAAGGAAACTATCAGGCCATTCATGCAAAAGCCCTGTATAACATCAGCCTAGGCTTCAAAAATAAAACTGAAGCACCAATCAAGGAAGGTCTGCAAAGTATTCAGGAACTGGCTCAGAAAGGCTATATTCCTGCACTGCTCGCAGTTGGCAATATGCTGACCAATGGCAATATCATTCCTCAGAATTTACCTGAAGCGAAAAAGATTTTTGCTGCCCTGGCAAAGGACAATGTCCCTCAGGCAAAAGAGTCCCTGGCAATCGTGGATAAAATGATTGCTGAACAGGCTAAAGCTCCTGCCAAAACAGCGAAAAAAAGCTGA
- a CDS encoding DKNYY domain-containing protein — MNSHLPTEKQQKLKQLIVIFCILLITLLFAFTFLIAEPTQELSSFELDQQGQKVGSGPTEFRIYNQQVYVAVPSNGHYVIPEADLKTIRMLSDDIATRQIAVDQKHVYCGNMILKNLNPQTVRSIGDGYISDGQVSYYCSQITERNTELNVVKEVWQILLHHTGTGSKPQSYWYPHYQLETSQSPYQLTVQGTVSNGEYTYFRGKLVEQANGHTMRYLPSYSGRSDRLRESSYYTADGTHVYYKNKRVPVQDQSQLMVFDFGGGIESEFLHDPKTQNFYYQTSPFSQKYSPYYLLNKDDEHAHDPLFLSQQGIYFYHRKEQKIQRVGDNPFNQKLTQLAPDVFHNGQDTYYLGLYDKYIRSGRGTKLCYRSTVLYRLKNAPVNRWQKIAEVKYGDGRWRAATIWKNGAQYYYFDEFGQGQGFDQAVYLIKDAYALRFILNPSRSSDDIRQYVGRGILLSPQMEGLVKAKYDENFCVSELWSKNE, encoded by the coding sequence TTGAACAGTCATTTACCCACAGAAAAACAGCAAAAACTGAAACAGCTCATAGTGATATTCTGTATTTTACTGATCACCCTTTTATTTGCATTTACTTTTTTAATCGCTGAACCCACTCAGGAACTGAGTAGTTTTGAACTTGATCAGCAGGGTCAGAAAGTGGGCTCAGGTCCGACAGAGTTTAGAATTTATAATCAGCAGGTCTATGTCGCTGTACCGAGTAATGGTCATTATGTCATTCCTGAGGCTGATTTAAAGACGATCCGTATGCTTTCGGATGATATCGCGACCAGACAGATAGCTGTGGATCAAAAGCATGTCTATTGTGGCAATATGATTCTGAAAAATTTAAATCCGCAGACTGTACGCTCGATTGGTGATGGTTATATCAGCGATGGTCAGGTCAGTTATTATTGTTCGCAGATCACGGAGCGTAATACTGAGTTGAATGTTGTGAAGGAAGTCTGGCAGATTTTGCTTCATCACACAGGAACAGGTTCAAAACCACAAAGCTACTGGTATCCACATTATCAGCTGGAAACGAGTCAGTCTCCGTATCAATTGACTGTTCAGGGAACGGTCAGTAATGGAGAGTACACCTATTTCAGAGGAAAACTGGTTGAACAGGCAAATGGTCATACTATGCGATATTTGCCATCTTATTCAGGTAGGTCAGACCGATTACGGGAAAGTAGTTATTACACCGCAGATGGAACACATGTTTATTATAAGAACAAGCGTGTGCCTGTTCAGGATCAATCACAGTTAATGGTGTTTGATTTTGGTGGCGGGATTGAGTCTGAATTTTTACATGATCCTAAAACACAGAATTTTTATTATCAGACATCGCCATTTTCACAAAAATATTCACCTTATTATCTGCTCAATAAAGATGATGAACATGCGCATGATCCCTTATTTCTCAGTCAGCAGGGCATTTATTTTTATCATCGAAAAGAACAAAAAATACAGCGTGTAGGTGATAATCCATTCAATCAAAAGCTGACACAACTCGCACCCGATGTTTTTCATAATGGACAGGATACTTATTATCTAGGTCTTTATGATAAATACATCCGCAGTGGGCGGGGGACGAAACTCTGCTACCGTTCAACTGTGCTTTATCGGTTGAAGAACGCACCTGTAAATCGTTGGCAGAAAATTGCTGAAGTGAAATATGGTGATGGTAGGTGGCGTGCTGCAACGATATGGAAAAATGGTGCGCAATATTATTATTTTGATGAATTTGGTCAGGGGCAGGGTTTTGATCAGGCGGTTTATCTGATCAAAGATGCGTATGCGCTCAGATTTATTTTAAATCCATCGAGATCCAGTGATGATATCCGTCAGTATGTAGGGCGTGGAATCTTATTATCTCCTCAGATGGAAGGGTTAGTGAAAGCAAAATATGATGAAAATTTCTGTGTCAGTGAGCTTTGGTCAAAAAATGAATAA
- a CDS encoding peptidylprolyl isomerase encodes MKSAIVRHILVKDKDQCEQLKKKIKAGADFAKIAKQHSTCPSGKKGGELGDIKKGQLVAPIDKAVFTLPERELHGPIKSQFGWHLLEIKFRMD; translated from the coding sequence ATGAAGTCTGCTATCGTTCGACACATTCTGGTTAAAGATAAAGACCAATGTGAACAGCTGAAAAAGAAAATAAAAGCAGGCGCTGATTTTGCCAAAATTGCGAAACAGCACTCGACCTGCCCATCAGGTAAAAAAGGTGGCGAGCTGGGTGATATTAAAAAAGGGCAACTCGTCGCACCGATTGATAAGGCTGTTTTTACCCTTCCTGAACGTGAGTTACATGGTCCAATCAAAAGTCAGTTTGGCTGGCATCTGCTGGAAATCAAGTTCCGGATGGATTAA
- the ygfZ gene encoding CAF17-like 4Fe-4S cluster assembly/insertion protein YgfZ yields the protein MTISAFSSFTLAGADAQKFLQGQVTLNTEALAENTTRYTAICDLKGRIHFGLWLTKINPELFEIVTTADQADEFSKHIKKYGAFSKMKLEPMGTVFPTLTADTTVFSSEATDIAAWEVSAIQHGQAFIVQQTEGLFQPQELRLHQREGVHYDKGCYLGQEVIARLWFKAKPKAWLHVIQGSGDVPALGEQLSKGVQVVNSTAYEGGFIALVVARPDALPELDVTVLELPEYLNGDVARPQ from the coding sequence ATGACCATTTCAGCATTCTCCTCATTTACTTTAGCCGGTGCAGATGCCCAGAAGTTCCTTCAGGGACAAGTCACGTTAAACACAGAAGCACTGGCTGAAAATACCACTCGCTATACTGCCATCTGTGATCTGAAAGGGCGTATCCACTTTGGTTTATGGCTCACAAAGATCAATCCTGAACTTTTTGAAATCGTCACTACGGCTGACCAGGCAGATGAGTTTTCAAAACACATCAAAAAATACGGTGCGTTCTCTAAAATGAAACTTGAACCAATGGGTACAGTTTTTCCGACACTGACGGCAGATACGACTGTTTTTTCATCTGAAGCAACTGATATTGCTGCATGGGAAGTCTCTGCAATCCAGCATGGTCAGGCGTTCATTGTTCAACAGACTGAAGGACTTTTTCAGCCACAGGAACTCCGTTTGCACCAGCGTGAAGGTGTTCACTATGACAAAGGTTGTTACCTGGGTCAGGAAGTGATTGCGCGTTTATGGTTTAAAGCGAAACCTAAGGCATGGCTGCATGTGATTCAGGGTTCAGGCGATGTTCCTGCTTTGGGGGAGCAGTTAAGTAAAGGTGTTCAGGTGGTGAACAGTACTGCTTATGAAGGTGGTTTTATTGCACTGGTCGTCGCCCGTCCCGATGCTTTACCAGAACTGGATGTGACTGTGTTAGAGCTGCCTGAATATTTAAATGGTGATGTGGCGAGACCGCAGTAA
- a CDS encoding carbohydrate porin — MKKTALSIMAVSIATLMSYSHAEQAFSKDGKTLTGDWNGTRTELAEKGVKFDGTIATDGSYLADGGYDAHQAPTFGTQFGLGTTLDLEKLAGWEGVTFRALVTARQGQSTSIDAIQDPAAPQWANSQANWGRGNSGSRLSELYVEKNFKDQGISVRLGRMGLGTEFNTMACDFQGNAFCAAQMGKWQGKLWYNTPVSQWGGRVKYQISPELFAQAGVFEYNPENALERHGWNLDTKNADGVNVLSEVVWSPKQGLNDLPGSYRFGALYNTADDAANQYNIGYAKATIGEDRTFGGWISFEQQLTSTGEGRRGLHSFGNFTAHDRTTTAVEDSQQLGLKYIGLFDGHPDDILGLAVNRIHINDRYRDYINSSRAGTDKTLLNKDAEYNVELNYSYYPVRWFMLRPLVQYVVYPGATTAVDNALVVGLGSKVIF, encoded by the coding sequence ATGAAAAAAACAGCTCTTTCCATCATGGCAGTTTCCATTGCCACTCTGATGTCCTATTCACATGCTGAACAGGCTTTTTCTAAGGATGGAAAAACCTTAACTGGCGACTGGAACGGTACACGGACTGAACTTGCTGAAAAAGGCGTGAAGTTTGATGGAACCATTGCGACAGATGGTTCCTATCTGGCAGATGGTGGTTATGATGCACATCAGGCTCCGACATTTGGTACTCAGTTTGGACTGGGTACAACGCTTGATCTGGAAAAACTGGCAGGCTGGGAAGGCGTGACTTTTCGGGCACTGGTGACTGCACGTCAGGGGCAAAGCACCTCCATTGACGCTATACAGGACCCTGCTGCACCACAGTGGGCAAACTCTCAGGCGAACTGGGGACGGGGTAATTCAGGCAGCCGCCTGAGTGAGCTGTATGTCGAAAAGAACTTTAAGGATCAGGGGATCAGTGTCCGACTGGGACGTATGGGACTGGGAACTGAGTTCAATACCATGGCATGTGACTTTCAGGGCAATGCATTCTGTGCCGCACAGATGGGAAAATGGCAAGGTAAGCTCTGGTACAACACACCTGTTTCACAATGGGGTGGACGTGTGAAATATCAGATCAGTCCTGAACTGTTTGCACAGGCAGGTGTATTTGAATATAACCCTGAAAATGCCCTGGAACGTCACGGATGGAACCTGGATACCAAAAATGCTGATGGTGTAAATGTACTGTCAGAAGTTGTATGGTCACCAAAACAGGGGCTGAATGATCTGCCAGGCAGTTATCGTTTTGGTGCTCTGTATAACACTGCGGATGATGCTGCAAATCAGTACAATATCGGCTATGCCAAAGCGACCATAGGCGAAGACCGCACTTTTGGTGGATGGATCAGCTTTGAGCAGCAGCTGACATCTACAGGTGAAGGTCGCCGTGGTTTACACAGTTTTGGTAATTTTACTGCTCATGACCGTACCACGACGGCTGTTGAGGATTCTCAGCAGCTGGGACTGAAATATATTGGTCTGTTTGATGGACATCCGGATGACATACTGGGACTGGCGGTTAACCGTATTCATATCAATGACCGCTACCGTGATTACATCAACAGCAGTCGTGCAGGTACGGATAAAACCCTGTTAAATAAAGATGCTGAATATAATGTGGAGCTGAATTATTCATATTATCCGGTCAGATGGTTCATGTTGCGCCCACTGGTTCAGTATGTGGTTTACCCTGGGGCGACGACAGCCGTGGATAATGCACTGGTGGTTGGACTGGGCAGCAAAGTTATTTTCTAA